The Marivirga salinae DNA window CAATTAAGTTAAGGAAATTTCCTTAACGCGATTTTCGCTAAAGCGAAAAAACTTTTGTTTTCTTTTGTATCTCTTCCCGATAAATGCGGGACAGGTCGTGGTTTGAATTTGCTAAGGTTGTTACAGATTACCACCATTATTTTTTAACCACAAAGAAGACAAGAGAACACATAAGAAAATAACCAAAGTTATTTTTTAGAATTTCAGTGAAACATGTGACATCAAAGCTTAACTTAATAGCATTGAGGTAATTACTAGAGGATCATTTGTAGTGAGTTGAAAACAAGAGGCAAATGAAACATGTTTGTGCAATTTAATTTTAGAATCCATATAAGACTTATTTAATGAATAGTGATAAAGCTTCAATAGGACATTTTTTTCAAGAATTACAAGCTGATATCTGCGATAAAATTTCGGCTACTGATGGCAAAGGCAAATTTGAAATTGACGATTGGAGACACTCCAAAGGGGGAGGAGGTAAATCCCGCTTATTACAAAACGGAAATATTCTAGAAAAAGCTGGAGTGAATTTTTCAGCTGTTGAAGGGCCAGCTCCAGAAGGATTATTAAAAACCTTGGAAATTGATGCTAATCAATCAGATAATCTCAGTTTTTTTGCCACCGGAGTTTCCATAGTAATGCACCCTTTCAGTCCTATGGTGCCAATCATTCACATGAATGTGCGTTATTTTGAATTAAGTAATGGTACTTACTGGTTTGGAGGAGGAATTGACCTTACACCACATGTTATTGATAAATCACAAGCCCAATACTTCCATCAGGAGATTAAAAAAGTTTGTGACAAGCATGATATGGACTATTATCCCAAATTCAAAAAGTGGGCAGATGATTACTTTTATTTGCCGCACCGAAATGAAACCCGTGGAGTAGGTGGTATTTTCTTTGATCGTCTTATTGAAAATGAAAAGCATAGCAAAGAAGATATTTTTGCTTTTGTACAAGATGTCGGGAAATTATTTGCTCCAGTTTACAGCCATTTAATGGAAATCAATAAGGATAAAAGCTTTTCTGAAGAACATAAAAATTGGCAGTATCTGAGAAGAGGGAGATATGTTGAGTTTAATTTAGTGTGGGATAGGGGCACAAAATTCGGATTACAAACCAATGGAAGAACTGAATCCATTTTAATGAGCATGCCACCTCAAGCTAATTGGGAATATGATTATCAAGCTGAAAAGGATTTTGAAAAAGAAACTTCGGCTTTATTGAAAAAAGAGGTGGATTGGGTGAATATTCTATAAGCTATTTTTAGGTCATTTGTTAGTTATCCATTATTTTCCCAAAATTTTTAAGAATGCTAGAATCCCTAATAGAACTCGACCAACAATTTTTTCTTTGGCTTAATGGATTGCATGCTGATTGGCTCGATCCGATCATGTTAGCCATTACTGGAAGAAATATCTGGATTCCACTTTATGCTGTGATTTTGTTTTTTGTTATCAGAAAGTTAAAGTGGCAAAGCTGGTCTATGATGATAGCCTTTGCATTATTAATCACTTTGGCTGATCAGGCAGCATCAGGATTTTTTAAGCCCTTTTTTGAGCGTTATCGCCCTTGCCATGAACCAGCTATTCAGGAGATGGTACACTTAGTAAAACATTGTGGAGGCCAATATGGATTTGCCTCCAGTCATGCATTTAACACATTTGCTTTAGCCTTTTTTCTATTCTTTATTTACAGAAATGTATATGCAAGATGGATGATTGTATGGGCTGTGGTAGTATCTTACTCAAGAATATATGTTGGAGTTCACTATCCTGGAGATATAATAATGGGAGCTATTTTAGGATTATTAGCAGCGATAATAACCTATCAGTTGTACAAAAGAATTTTCCCTAATCACTTAGAGAAAATTCATAGTACCGTATAGTGTTTCTTTATAGGAAGCCCCAATAGGAATTGATTTAACTTTAATATGCACTGTTAAATCTTCTATATAATCTATCTTTTCAATATTCACAATAAAAGATCGGTGTACTCGGACAAATCTATGTACTGGTAATTTTTTCTCCACACCTTTCATTGTGTGGTGTACAATGTATTTTTTGGCTTCTGTATTGATAACCACATAATCAGCTAAAGCTTCAACAAAAAGAATATCTTGTAATCTTAAATGAACAATTTTTCCATCACTTTTGATGAAAATGTGCTCTATGATATTTTTCTTTTTACGGAAAGCTTCAATATTTCTTTGAGCTTTATTGATGGCTTGAACAAATCTTTCATATTCAAATGGCTTAACTAAGTAGTCTGTCACTTTTT harbors:
- a CDS encoding LytR/AlgR family response regulator transcription factor, with amino-acid sequence MASELNCMIVDDDPIFRQYISKQIKETNGLKLVTEAENAAKALDLLEENEVDIIFLDVQMPEMTGIELTQRLNNGYEVILVTANDSYAVDAFEQKVTDYLVKPFEYERFVQAINKAQRNIEAFRKKKNIIEHIFIKSDGKIVHLRLQDILFVEALADYVVINTEAKKYIVHHTMKGVEKKLPVHRFVRVHRSFIVNIEKIDYIEDLTVHIKVKSIPIGASYKETLYGTMNFL
- a CDS encoding phosphatase PAP2 family protein; this translates as MLESLIELDQQFFLWLNGLHADWLDPIMLAITGRNIWIPLYAVILFFVIRKLKWQSWSMMIAFALLITLADQAASGFFKPFFERYRPCHEPAIQEMVHLVKHCGGQYGFASSHAFNTFALAFFLFFIYRNVYARWMIVWAVVVSYSRIYVGVHYPGDIIMGAILGLLAAIITYQLYKRIFPNHLEKIHSTV
- the hemF gene encoding oxygen-dependent coproporphyrinogen oxidase; this translates as MNSDKASIGHFFQELQADICDKISATDGKGKFEIDDWRHSKGGGGKSRLLQNGNILEKAGVNFSAVEGPAPEGLLKTLEIDANQSDNLSFFATGVSIVMHPFSPMVPIIHMNVRYFELSNGTYWFGGGIDLTPHVIDKSQAQYFHQEIKKVCDKHDMDYYPKFKKWADDYFYLPHRNETRGVGGIFFDRLIENEKHSKEDIFAFVQDVGKLFAPVYSHLMEINKDKSFSEEHKNWQYLRRGRYVEFNLVWDRGTKFGLQTNGRTESILMSMPPQANWEYDYQAEKDFEKETSALLKKEVDWVNIL